The genome window GCACATCGTGAGTTTAACATCAACTTCCAAGATCTACTAGAATTAACTAATACTTGTTTTCAAACGAAAAATTATTTAAATAATTTTCCCCAAGTTTTCAAAGAAGCTTACAAAGAGTTCTTGTTCCTTTTAAAAAAAAATAAAGAAACTGTTTCTTTTTGCACTCTTTATCCACTCTCATTCATTTTAAACAGTAATCTTAGAATAAGCGCCTATTGTATTGGTAGCGTTTGTACTCATCCGAGTTTTAGAAATCAAGGTTTGGCACTTCAAACCATTCAGCTTGCCGAAAAAAAAGCAAAAGAGAATCATGCTGATTTTCTTTTACTATTTGCAGATAATAATCAACTTTATGCAAAAATGGGTTTTAATTCTATTGGTAAAACATATCTAGCACCACTAAGTAAATCACTAGAAAATAAGAATTACTATCAAAATTATTTAAATTTATCTAACAATATTAAATCTCATAATACTAAAAATAGTATTGTTTTTAAGAGTTTTTGTGAATTAGAGAACCTTAGTGAAGATATTAAAGCTAAAATTTGGCGTTTTATAGTTTTAAATTCACAACAATCAGAATCTATTCTTTCTTATCTTGAATTTAAAGACATATTAAAAATTAAAAACATGCTTTTA of Pigmentibacter sp. JX0631 contains these proteins:
- a CDS encoding GNAT family N-acetyltransferase — translated: MSQVDVSVKAHREFNINFQDLLELTNTCFQTKNYLNNFPQVFKEAYKEFLFLLKKNKETVSFCTLYPLSFILNSNLRISAYCIGSVCTHPSFRNQGLALQTIQLAEKKAKENHADFLLLFADNNQLYAKMGFNSIGKTYLAPLSKSLENKNYYQNYLNLSNNIKSHNTKNSIVFKSFCELENLSEDIKAKIWRFIVLNSQQSESILSYLEFKDILKIKNMLLYTAEINNNIVATSFLNKGDDFINVIHANYFTEKKYILNLIYNIFIINNEKDLIFFPGSFHNLFKDLFSYINLPLMSIKSLNEKKFPIKSLNNLCSNDCFFVNSLQGT